One Megalops cyprinoides isolate fMegCyp1 chromosome 4, fMegCyp1.pri, whole genome shotgun sequence genomic window carries:
- the LOC118776779 gene encoding TNF receptor-associated factor 2-like has product MAHPSLPPSLDSSQPGIPQAVLTVPMELKYLCQECQGVLRKPFQAQCGHRFCVYCLKQLTRLGPQPCGACQQEGIFEEPQSILNTNDAFPDNAARREIENLPASCPSEGCTWKGIIKDYEVQHEGKCEFEHVQCEACRTLILRSEQERHAERECEERTLNCKYCKVTFSFKDIKAHDEICLKFPLQCSGCGKKKIPREKFQDHIKSCAKFKSACPFSTLGCGTVLENEKQSDHAQSSMLDHLRLLLGELCMLRQRIESPGEWQEDSALGLYRAPEDRSPPASSAGQVGNLGQKVAALENIVCVLNREVERNAYTVEAFSRQHRIDQEAIENLNNKVRQLERSLTMRDLQLAETEQLVRELEYCTYDGVLVWKITNFSRRRQDAVAGRAPAMFSPAFYSSKYGYKMCLRLYLNGDGTGRGTHLSLFFVVMRGKCDALLKWPFSQKVTLMLLDQNNREHIIDAFRPDVTSTSFQRPISEMNIASGCPLFCPLAKLGTKSSYLREDTIFIKAIVDLTGL; this is encoded by the exons ATGGctcacccctccctgcccccctctctggaCTCCTCCCAGCCAGGGATTCCTCAGGCGGTACTGACAGTCCCAATGGAGCTTAAGTACCTGTGCCAGGAGTGCCAGGGGGTACTAAGGAAGCCCTTTCAGGCCCAGTGTGGACACCGCTTCTGTGTGTACTGCCTCAAACAGCTCACCAG ATTGGGACCCCAGCCCTGTGGAGCATGTCAACAGGAGGGGATTTTCGAGGAGCCTCAGTCCATCTTGAATACTAATGAT GCTTTTCCAGACAATGCTGCTCGAAGAGAAATTGAAAATCTCCCTGCTAGCTGTCCCAGTGAAGGCTGCACTTGGAAAGGAATTATTAAGGACTATGAG GTGCAGCACGAGGGAAAGTGTGAGTTTGAGCATGTGCAGTGCGAGGCATGCCGTACCTTGATCCTGCGCAGTGAGCAGGAGAGACACGCTGAAAGGGAGTGTGAGGAGAGGACCCTCAACTGCAAGTACTGTAAAGTCACCTTCAGCTTCAAAGACATCAAG GCACATGATGAAATTTGCCTTAAGTTCCCTCTACAATGCAGTGGATGTGGGAAAAAGAAGATCCCACGGGAAAAG TTCCAAGATCATATCAAGTCCTGTGCGAAGTTCAAGAGTGCCTGTCCATTCAGCACGCTAGGCTGTGGGACAGTG CTGGAGAATGAGAAACAGAGTGACCATGCACAGTCCAGCATGCTGGACCACTTGCGCCTCCTGCTGGGCGAGCTGTGCATGCTCCGGCAACGAATAGAGAGCCCAGGAGAGTGGCAGGAGGACTCAGCGCTGGGGCTGTACCGAGCACCTGAAGACAGGAGTCCGCCGGCAAGTAGCGCAGGGCAGGTCGGCAACTTGGGGCAAAAGGTGGCAGCTCTGGAGAATATCGTGTGCGTGCTAAACAGAGAGGTGGAGCGGAACGCCTACACCGTGGAGGCCTTCTCACGCCAGCACCGCATCGACCAGGAGGCAATCGAGAACCTCAACAATAAG GTGCGGCAGCTGGAGCGCTCGCTGACCATGCGGGACCTTCAGCTGGCTGAGACGGAGCAGCTCGTGCGGGAGCTGGAGTACTGCACCTATGACGGTGTCCTTGTCTGGAAGATCACGAATTTCTCCCGCCGCAGGCAGGACGCCGTGGCCGGACGAGCGCCCGCCATGTTCTCCCCAG CATTCTACTCCAGCAAGTACGGCTATAAGATGTGCCTTCGGCTGTACCTGAATGGGGATGGGACAGGGCGTGGCacgcacctctctctcttttttgtggTGATGAGGGGCAAATGTGATGCCCTGCTCAAGTGGCCATTCAGCCAGAAG GTGACTCTGATGCTGCTGGACCAGAACAACCGCGAGCACATCATCGACGCCTTCCGGCCAGACGTCACCTCCACCTCCTTTCAGAGGCCCATCAGTGAGATGAACATTGCCAGCGGCTGCCCACTCTTCTGCCCACTGGCTAAGCTGGGCACCAAGAGCTCCTATCTGAGGGAGGACACCATCTTCATCAAGGCCATTGTGGACCTCACTGGCCTGTAG
- the trub2 gene encoding mitochondrial mRNA pseudouridine synthase TRUB2: MGTPAGRLYRRLEGLFAVYKPPGVHWKLVRDTVETNLLKGINSAAPPAPQLQVQFLPESTESSSGSTELKLTATCLPALAEHPRVTGPRFRKLRVGVGHRLDAFSSGLLVLAVGQGNKLLTDLYNSHVTRDYTVEGEFGMATDDFSNTGRLIERTTYDHITQDKLERVLAMIQGANQKALLAYSNVDMSSQEAYELAAKGSLYPQGKSPPIVTGLRCLHFEPPHFSLEIQCLHETQRFLCRLVHEVGLELRSTSVCTGVRRTRDGPFTLQMALTRNHWTLLDIVQAVQQSRSAWRQSTSRAFLPQDTRSRGGEQERHGVDEGARVAVSD; encoded by the exons ATGGGTACCCCGGCTGGTAGACTGTATCGTCGACTGGAGGGCTTGTTTGCGGTTTACAAACCACCTGGGGTTCATTGGAAACTGGTCAGGGACACCGTAGAAACGAACCTCCTCAAAG GTATAAATTCTGCAGCCCCGCCAGCGCCACAGCTTCAGGTTCAGTTCCTCCCAGAAAGTACCGAAAGTTCTAGTGGGTCGACAGAACTGAAGCTGACAGCGACTTGCCTCCCTGCCTTGGCAGAACACCCACGAG TGACGGGACCACGTTTTCGGAAGCTGCGAGTGGGAGTAGGACATCGCCTGGATGCGTTCTCTTCGGGATTATTAG TGCTAGCTGTTGGGCAGGGGAACAAGTTGCTGACTGATCTATACAACTCACACGTGACAAGG GATTACACAGTGGAAGGAGAGTTTGGAATGGCCACTGATGACTTCTCCAACACTGGACGGCTTATTGAAAGAACCACATATG ATCACATCACACAAGACAAACTGGAGAGAGTCCTGGCCATGATCCAGGGAGCTAATCAGAAAGCCCTACTTGC GTATTCCAACGTTGACATGTCCTCTCAGGAGGCATATGAGCTGGCAGCTAAGGGGTCTTTGTACCCCCAGGGGAAATCTCCACCTATTGTGACTGGTCTGCGCTGTCTGCACTTTGAGCCACCCCACTTCAGCCTGG AGATCCAGTGCCTGCACGAGACCCAGCGGTTCCTGTGCAGACTAGTCCACGAGGTGGGGCTGGAGCTGCGCAGCACGTCCGTCTGCACGGGGGTCCGACGAACCCGGGACGGGCCCTTCACTCTGCAGATGGCCCTGACGCGGAACCACTGGACCCTCCTCGATATCGTGCAGGCCGTCCAGCAGTCGCGCTCTGCCTGGAGGCAGAGTACTTCCAGAGCCTTCCTGCCACAGGACACcaggagcaggggaggggagcaggagaggcaTGGCGTCGATGAGGGAGCCAGAGTCGCCGTGTCAGACTGA